TTGATAAGAGACAAACAATATGAAAGTTCAATAGGGTGATCAGCTATTATTTTAGTAAGGTCAGATTGTTCACAAATTTCATTTTTGAATTGTTCTCTTATCAGAAACTCTGTATCCGCATATTGGGGGATGTATGATAAAAAATGGAAAAATGCCTTAAACTCAGACTTGTCTCTTAGCAAAAAATAGAAAATTTGCTGCAGCTTTACGTGCAACTGCCTGAAAGCAGCTACCTCATCAAAGAAGAGATTTTTAGCCTGTATTGAATCATTCAGAGGATTATTCAGCTCTTCAGTTTGAAGCTTATCATCTTTTACCAGGGCGTGATAGGGTCTGGCAGGAAACAGGAGTGGCGACAAATAAAGTGTATCGATGATATTATTTTCCGGGAATTGCCCCTCCCGAGCATCGGAGTGATGAATTGCAGATCATGCCTGATAATATTATGGCCACAAATAAATTGTGATCCCTCAAGGAATTTCACAAATTCGCCAATGGAAGTATTGTGAAAAGAACGGCCATCGCCCTTTACACAGCCAATATCCAGGATTGTTCTGCTCCTTGAATCAATTTCGGTATCAACAAAAGCAATCGATTTTTCCATTTGTTGAGTTCATAAATGATATGGTCTACCGGTATACCACACACTCAAAATAACTATTTTTTTCCATTTTTCCACTTACTATCAGCATTAGCCGCTTTTTTATGAATCAATTTACAGAGGTTTATGTCCCTCAATTTCTCCAAAAATTGTAGATTAGTGATTACGCATTTTACATAAATAATTAAAGCCGACTGTTTGCTGAGCCTATCAGTAAAAGTGATTATGGAAAATAAAACCTGGTTATCTTATTGGAAGAAAAGCCTGTCTGATGCACAGGCTGCAGACATTGATATCGACAAGTTCAGACATTTCGAGATCGAAAATTTTAACCTGGAAACACCAGTAATTGAACAAATCGATAGTGTCAACGAGTTAATTGATTTTGAAGAAACGAGAATCAATAAAAAAAGAGGGATCAGCAATAAGAATAATAATGACTGGATAAGTCTGGATTTCATTACTGTTTTGATTGCTCCGTTTAAACTGGTTCCTGTTTCTGAGCGTCAGATCTTTCTTAGAGATAAGAAACCAAAATTCCCATTTTGGTTCTATGCAAAACTGGACCGGGTCGGCAACCTTGCTGTACCTGAAGAAACATTTCCGGTTTTCCAAAGAAAGTTTCTGGAACCACTGGCTGATGAGAAAACGGAATTTATTTTTACATCAGTAGAAAACGTAGATAATGCCACTGTTCCAGGCAAAGAAAAATATGATTCGTACTCAGAATACCTTCAATACCTGAATAACGTATTCGCCCTGGCTGTAGGCAAACCGATTGCTGTGTACAGTACTGATCATTTAGCTACTATCAACAACGCTATCGTCCTCTTGCCGGATGAGGACATAAATGCTGCATTTGCAATTATTCAGCTTTATGAAAAACTGCTAAAGGCGAAAGATCTGCCACCATTGCTCAATAACTTCATACAACTTCACAACAACATCAAAAATGAACCTCTTACCGTTGAAGAGCTGATTGATTTCAATAGTCTTCATCTTGGACAAATGGGTTTTGAATTTCCTTTATCTATTTCACAAAGAAAAAGCCTGTATACTTTCCTACAATCGAACGACAAGGTGTTTGCCGTTAACGGGCCTCCTGGCACCGGCAAAACTACCCTGCTCCAAAGTATTGTGGCTAATATGGTAGTTGAACATGCATTGAAAGGAATTCACCCTCCTTTCATTCTGGCCTGCTCTACCAATAACCAGGCTGTAACAAATATCTTAGACAGTTTTATTAAGGCAAAAACTGCTCAGGGAAGCCTGGAAGGGCGCTGGCTTCCTGAAATAACCGGTTACGCAACCTATCTTCCTTCAAATACGAAAACAGCGAACGAACTAAAGGGAATAAACTATAAGAAATTAAACGGGGACGGCCTTTTTACAAAAGTGGAAAATCATACCTATCTGTCCCAGGCCAAAGAGTTCTTTTTGAAAAGTGGTAATCATCATTTTCAAACTGAAGTTCTGGATATCCCGGAAATTCTGCGGAGAATACAAAAACAAATTGGAGCGATAAGTTCCTCTATTGTAAAAGGTGGCGAAAAATGGAAATCCTACCAGCAGGCCTTGAAAACTTTTGATAGCTCATATTGTCAGGAGAACCTTGACCGAAAAAAATATTTCGACTCCCATGAAACCCTTGATGAAACTAATTTCGAAGCCGAAATTGCAGCTTTAATTGCACTGGAAAAAGAAGTAGTCACCTATTTCAGAGAAGAACCATTTTTCAGAAAACTGTTTTGTTTTCTGGGATTGAAATCTGCCCTGAAAAGCAGGACAACGGAATTAAGAGTGCTTCTTCGTAATTCACTGATCCAGGACTCAGGTGAGTTTATCTTTAAGAAATCAGTAATCCTCGATAAAATAGATTCAAAAATCAATGAGGCAAGGAGTATCCTGAAGGGAATAAAGGAATGGAAAAGCTGGAAACAGGAAAACAATATCAAAGGAAATCCCCCTCGAAACGAAACTGCCTATTGGGAAAAAGAATATTTAAAAATCGAAGGATTAAGGCGCAATGATCCGGAGAAGAGTCAGGCCAATTGTTTTTACGATGAACTTGATATCACATTACGTCACCAGGCATTTCAACTGGCATTACATTACTGGGAAGGCAGGTGGATACTCAAGCTGGAAGAGGATCTCTTTTCCGATAACTTCGCTGGCAGAAACGATGAAAAATCAAGAAATCGCTGGCAAAGACAGGCTATGCTTACCCCTTGCTTTGTAAGCACATTCTATATGGCTCCCAGGTTTTTTACTTCATCCAGATTTCTGCAAAAATCAGATAAGGGAGACTCTATTTTTGACAATCCGCCACTTACTGAATTTATTGACTTACTGATTGTAGATGAAGCAGGACAGGTATCGCCAGAAATTGGCATCCCTACTTTTTCATTAGCCAGGAAGGCCGCCATTGTGGGCGATATACAGCAAATAGAGCCAGTATACAATATCACGAATAAAATGGATATCGGCAATCTGAAAGCAACAGGATTGGTCCGGGATTATGACGATCTTATTTTTGAAAAAGAATACCATCCGAAAGGCTTTCTTGCATCAACAGGAAGTATTATGAAAATGGCACAAAATGCCTGCTCTTACCAGGAGAAGGGACTTGCAGAGAGAGGAGTTTTGTTGATAGAGCACCGGAGATGCTTCGACGAAATCATCAGTTATTGTAATATGCTGGCTTATGGCGGTCTGCTCAAGCCATTAAAGGGAAGCGGAATTGGAAAAACGTTGTTTCCTCCCATGTACTGCATTCATGTAGAAGCTCATTCAACAACCATAAACAACAGCCGCTACAATCAACCAGAGGCCGATGCAATTATCGGTTGGCTGTTAAAAAACAAGGATGTCATTGAAGAAAAGTATAACAAAAAGATTGAAGATGTGGTTGGCATTATCACACCATTCGTTGGCCAAAAACAGACAATATACCGGGCCCTGAATGCTGCAGGGTTTGATACCGCCAGGATCAAACTGGGCACTGTACATGCTTTGCAGGGGGCAGAACGCCCCATTATCATCTTTTCTACAGTTTACGGTCCGGGTGATGCAGGTACCATGTTCTTCGACAGGGATAATAAGCCCAATATGCTGAATGTTGCGGTATCCCGGGCGCAGGACAATTTTATCGTTTTTGCCAATTCCAGCATTTTGAATAAAGAAACCAGAACGCCTTCGGGTATCCTGGCGGGTTACCTCACTTATGAAAGGGGGTGATGGCAGTCAAAACAAAAAAGCCGCTTCTTTCGAAACGGCTTTCCAAATATTCTAACAGCAATTACCACCTGTTACGTTTATCGTAGTTATTGCTTTTGAATGGGCTTTTGTTGAAAGTCTTCTCAGTCTTAGGCTTTGCTTCAGATACGCGCATCTGACGGCCATCAACTGTAGAATTGTCGAGTTGGGAGATTGCGTTCTGGGCTGCGCTATCGTCAGGCATTTCAACAAATCCAAATCCTCTGGATCTGCCGGTTTCCCTGTCTGTAATCACTTTTGCAGAGCTCACTTCACCGAAAGCAGCAAAATATTCCCTTAAATCTTCGTCCTGTACATTAAAAGACAGGTTTGATACATAAATGTTCATTTGTTCAATTTTAAAATAATGAAAATCTGAGTAAGGCAAGAAGTATAGGAATTAAATGCGGACTTAGCAGATTAATGACAAATACTGATGCAACGCTCAAATGAATGTGTAAAGATACACTAAAAATTACATTAACAAACTTTAATCTTTGTTCAGCGTAACATTCACTGCATTATAGCCTTTAGGGCTCCTGACCACTTCAAACTTTACTTTATCGTTCTCGCTGATTTGTATGTTGAGATCGTTGGAGTGCACAAAGATCCGTTCTTTGGTCTCGGAATCGATGATGAATCCAAACCCTTTCTGGGTATTGAAGAAAGATACTACACCGGTACGGATTGCTTCTTCTGGGTTATCTTCCATTTTAGGAACACCGAGTTGAATTTCTTCCGCCAGGAAAACCTTTTTATTACGGGGATCAGGCGGCGTATCTGTAAGATTACCGTTTTCATCCAGGTAAGCGATCATGCTGTCAAGACCCCTATTCTGGTCTTTATTATTCTTGCGCTCTTTCATCTTCTCCAGCTTCTCCTGTTGCTTCTTCATCCGTTGTTTTTCTTTTTCCCGCTTTGTAAAGGTTTCCTTTGATTTCGCCATGATAATAATTTAAGTTTAGTAATTGCATCCCGGTCCTCTGCCTACTGCGTAACCAGGCGCCCGTTAATACCTGTAGCAAACTGCATTGATGTTCATTCCTGCACCTACAGAAGCGAACATGATGAGATCTCCGGGTGATAAGGAATGCCCTTCGATCGCTCCCTTCCTTACCAGGTGTAATAAGGTTGGGATGGTGGCTACCGAACTATTGCCCAGCCATTGTATGCTCATCGGCATAATAGCGGCCGGTGGTTCACTGATGCCATATAACTGGTAAAAAGCTTTCAATATGCTTTCGTCCATTTTTTCATTTGCCTGGTGAATAAAGATCATTTTGAGCTCATGAATGGAAGCTCCGCTCTTATCCAGACAATCTTTCATGGCCGCAGGCACATTGGTCAGCGCATACTCGTACACTTTTCTACCCTGCATTTTGATATATCCTGTAGCATCATCGGTTTCCCTGGAATAGGATGTTCCGAGATTGATGAATCCAACTTCCTCCAGACAATCCGATCTGCTGGCCGCACTCAGGATACCCTGCTGAGGCTGCGAATCGGTTCTTTTTTCCAGGATACAGGCCCCTGCACCATCAGCAAAGATCATGCTATCGCGGTCGAACGGGTCAATGATCCTGGAAAGGGTTTCCGTGCCCACCACCAAAAAAATGGTGCCGGCGCCGGCTTTGATGAAACAATCTGCCTGGATCAGCCCCTGTAACCATCCGGGACAACCGAAGAGTACATCATAAGCAACACATTCAGGGTTTTTGATCCCCAGTTTGTGCTTGACCCTGGACGCAATGGAAGGTACCGTATCCGGCTGAAATGTGCCGGGTTTAAGATCACCGTAATTGTGTGCAACAATGATCTGACTGATCCGCTCCTTAT
This portion of the Pseudobacter ginsenosidimutans genome encodes:
- a CDS encoding AAA domain-containing protein → MENKTWLSYWKKSLSDAQAADIDIDKFRHFEIENFNLETPVIEQIDSVNELIDFEETRINKKRGISNKNNNDWISLDFITVLIAPFKLVPVSERQIFLRDKKPKFPFWFYAKLDRVGNLAVPEETFPVFQRKFLEPLADEKTEFIFTSVENVDNATVPGKEKYDSYSEYLQYLNNVFALAVGKPIAVYSTDHLATINNAIVLLPDEDINAAFAIIQLYEKLLKAKDLPPLLNNFIQLHNNIKNEPLTVEELIDFNSLHLGQMGFEFPLSISQRKSLYTFLQSNDKVFAVNGPPGTGKTTLLQSIVANMVVEHALKGIHPPFILACSTNNQAVTNILDSFIKAKTAQGSLEGRWLPEITGYATYLPSNTKTANELKGINYKKLNGDGLFTKVENHTYLSQAKEFFLKSGNHHFQTEVLDIPEILRRIQKQIGAISSSIVKGGEKWKSYQQALKTFDSSYCQENLDRKKYFDSHETLDETNFEAEIAALIALEKEVVTYFREEPFFRKLFCFLGLKSALKSRTTELRVLLRNSLIQDSGEFIFKKSVILDKIDSKINEARSILKGIKEWKSWKQENNIKGNPPRNETAYWEKEYLKIEGLRRNDPEKSQANCFYDELDITLRHQAFQLALHYWEGRWILKLEEDLFSDNFAGRNDEKSRNRWQRQAMLTPCFVSTFYMAPRFFTSSRFLQKSDKGDSIFDNPPLTEFIDLLIVDEAGQVSPEIGIPTFSLARKAAIVGDIQQIEPVYNITNKMDIGNLKATGLVRDYDDLIFEKEYHPKGFLASTGSIMKMAQNACSYQEKGLAERGVLLIEHRRCFDEIISYCNMLAYGGLLKPLKGSGIGKTLFPPMYCIHVEAHSTTINNSRYNQPEADAIIGWLLKNKDVIEEKYNKKIEDVVGIITPFVGQKQTIYRALNAAGFDTARIKLGTVHALQGAERPIIIFSTVYGPGDAGTMFFDRDNKPNMLNVAVSRAQDNFIVFANSSILNKETRTPSGILAGYLTYERG
- a CDS encoding cold shock domain-containing protein — protein: MAKSKETFTKREKEKQRMKKQQEKLEKMKERKNNKDQNRGLDSMIAYLDENGNLTDTPPDPRNKKVFLAEEIQLGVPKMEDNPEEAIRTGVVSFFNTQKGFGFIIDSETKERIFVHSNDLNIQISENDKVKFEVVRSPKGYNAVNVTLNKD
- a CDS encoding RNA recognition motif domain-containing protein, with the translated sequence MNIYVSNLSFNVQDEDLREYFAAFGEVSSAKVITDRETGRSRGFGFVEMPDDSAAQNAISQLDNSTVDGRQMRVSEAKPKTEKTFNKSPFKSNNYDKRNRW
- a CDS encoding 3-oxoacyl-ACP synthase III family protein — translated: MSRNIITGTGAYIPTHIRKNEDFNNSVFLNEDGTPFNKRTDQIIDNFKKITGIEERRYAEAEFSSSEMAAFASQAAIDDSGIDKERISQIIVAHNYGDLKPGTFQPDTVPSIASRVKHKLGIKNPECVAYDVLFGCPGWLQGLIQADCFIKAGAGTIFLVVGTETLSRIIDPFDRDSMIFADGAGACILEKRTDSQPQQGILSAASRSDCLEEVGFINLGTSYSRETDDATGYIKMQGRKVYEYALTNVPAAMKDCLDKSGASIHELKMIFIHQANEKMDESILKAFYQLYGISEPPAAIMPMSIQWLGNSSVATIPTLLHLVRKGAIEGHSLSPGDLIMFASVGAGMNINAVCYRY